TCCTTTATTTCTTTTGCTTTCACGACCTCTCCATGCTGTACCAAATATATCAATATGAATCATTTTCTCATTTTTACTTTTAAACACAGGTTCACTAGGATTACCCTGTGGTAATGACTTAAGTAAATTCCATAGTTCACCGTCTACTGGCATAGGAAATACTCTTTTCTCTTTTTCTGTTTTAGTTGGTTTATAGAATTTTAATCGAGTCCATGTTTTAGAAATTACAACACATTGTCCATCCCATTTAACATCCATCCAACATAGCCCTATGGCTTCACCTGTTCTGCATCCCGTGAGAAATTTAAATGCTACAAAATGATACCAGTGTCCATAACTAGGCGAATCTTTCAAGTATTCCATTATCACTTGCGCTTCATCCCATGTGTAAGCTTTTGACTTGTTTAGTAAGTCTTCATCCGATTCTTTAGTAACATCAATTTCTGTCTCTCTTTTTATTCTGCTAACATCTTCCATTATCCCTTCATAAGGATTAAAGCTAACTAATTTTTGTCGCAATGCTACTTTGTAAGCTTGTTCTAAACCAGATAGAATCTTGCATACTATTTCTCTATTCCTATTTTCAAGCAACCAGTTTTTGATTTTGATAGCATCTTCACCGCCATTAGCTTCCATGGCTGAAATTAAATAGTTTCGGTACTGACTTTTGTATTGCCCATAGGTTGTTTTAGCTAATTTCCCGTTTTTAAACTTGTGCTCACAGTACATATCCCATACATCAAGCAATGACATTTGAGGCTTAGGTGGTATCTCATCACTAGGTAAACCACCAGTGATTAACTTTAAGTCCGTTCTGAGATTACCTTCAATGTTGTACTCAGCAAGCACTTTGTTGTAATGCTCTTTATTGAATGCAGTAGAACCATCTGGTAGTGCGACCGTTAACTTACCGTCCTGAAAGTCCATCTCTAACCTGCGTGCTACTCTACTGGCAAGTGCCATATTTACTTCAGTAGCTTCTAACTTCAAGTTCCATTGTTGTTGTTTACCACCAAACCATTGGCGTGGTAGGTTAAAACGAATGCGTCCTTTGAAGGTAACTATGTGCAAGCACAGGGTTACAGCCAGTCAATCGCTGGATTGGCAGATACGCAGTTTGCATTGCTACTGAGCGGGTTGTCTCCTTGGGCGGGTCAGTGGGCAGATCGTTGCGGTCCCCGCATACCACTAATTGTTGGTCCTTTTCTCGTTGGGCTTGGGTTTCTGTTGATGGCTTTCGTAGGTTTGACACGTGGTGCTTCCGAATATTGGACAACATTCTTTCCGGGCATTGTAGTCTTTGGGCTGGGGATGGCAATTACAGTTGCACCATTGACGACTGCTGTGATGGGTTCAGTTGGTACAGAATATGCAGGAACTGCATCGGGAATTAACAATGCTGTCTCTCGGACGGCTGGAGTTCTGGCGATCGCAATTGTTGGTTCGCTGGCGCTGTCTACCTATTCGCTTTCGTTACAAGAGCATACAACCTGTATTCACCTGTCCAATGCTGCACGTCTTCTGCTACAATCCCAAGCCAGACAACTCGGTCAGATATCACCGATTGTTGGGATTGCACCGGAAAATGTGGATGCTGTAGCAACAGCAGTCAAACTTGCTTTTGTTGACACTTTTCGATTGGTAATGATAATTTGTGCCGGATTAGCTTGGTTGAGCGCAATCATGGCAGCACTTTTAGTAGGGAGTGGGGAGTGGGGAACTCGGGGCCCCCTCTGGGGATAAGGGGCAATGGGGAGTGGGAAGTAGGGTTGCAACAGCTTCTAAGGAATCACACGGATATAGTAAGGATTTTTGCTGAAAGATCTGCCCTTGTGTTCAAGCGCTAGGCAATTTCGTTATTCTAACATCAAATAGAAAGGGTTAGCTTTCTGCTTAAATTTTTGTTAAGATCTACTCTTAACACGAATTCAAGTTGAGAGTCCCAACCGCCAAGTCAACGGAGGATGAATGTCTAGATCTCAGGCTGTCGGTAGCAAAGAGACTTCCCAAAACACTCATGAAGAACGCTTGCAAATACAGCGTTTGCAGGAACCAACTATGGTTGTTTCTTCTAGTGCAGGAAGTGATGTCGTTAAGGGATTAACTCAAACAACTAAGTCCTTACCCCCTCGTTACTTCTATGATGACCGTGGTTCTGAGCTATTTGAGCAAATTTGTGAATTACCAGAATATTATGTAACGCGAACAGAAACAGCAATTTTACAAGAGTGTGCTGGTGAAATTGCTCAGATAACTGGTTCGTGTGAATTGGTGGAACTTGGCAGTGGCAGTTCTACCAAAACCCGTATTCTACTTGATGCCTATAATCAGGCTGGTTATCCTTTACACTACCTTCCAATTGATGTTAGCGCTGGAATGTTAGAAAGCACTGCTCTACAACTTTTAGCAGAGTACCCCACACTGAAGGTTCAAGCACTAGCGGGAACCTATGAATTGGCGTTGGTACAGCTTGAACCTACCAAATTACCAACCAGAATGGTTTGTTTTATTGGTAGCACGTTGGGTAATTTAAATCCTCAAGAATGCGAGGAATTCTTTTCTCAAATCATAGATGCTTTACAAGTAGGAGAATATTTCCTACTTGGTGTAGATTTACAAAAGGCCAAACATTTGTTAGAAGCTGCTTATGACGATCGCCAAGGAGTCACCGCAGCATTTAACCTAAATATGCTAGAACATCTCAATCGGCTGTATGAAGGAAATTTTGACACAACACAATTTGAACATTGGGCTTTTTACAATGAAACTAAGAGTCAGATAGAAATGCATTTACGCAGTTTGCGATCGCAAACCATCCAATTGCAAGCTTTAAACCTCACAGTTTCTGTTGACCAAGACGAAACTATTCTCACGGAAATTTCTCGCAAATTTGACCTCAATGCTATTCAGCAAGAATTGAAAGCAAAAGGTTTAGTACTGCAAAAGGTGTGGACTGACAAAAATAAGTGGTTTGGATTGATATTGTGTCAATTGCAAGCTCATTGATTTTGAGGAGTTAGGTTACTCAGCTCCCTCAGATACCCGACTTCTTAAAGAAGTCGGGGGTCTTGCCGCCCTTAATGTTTTATACTGTAATTTTTGTTCCGTCAAATTTGGTAAACGTATAACAAAACTTTAATTAGAATATAGTAAAATCTGCTTCCTCGCCGTCTTCTGTGAATCTTCATGAAGTGTCCACGTTGCGGTTCAAATCATATCCGTAAAAATGGAAAACCAGAAAATCCTGAGACAACAGAAATACCAGAGATAACGGAAATTGATAACTAGAAACTTAATCTCCAAGATGTTGAATTAAATAGGTTGCTTCAAAACCAGCTATTTAACGCACTCAATGCCAATCATAGGCGCACATGTCACCCAGACGATAATTTGTCTGGGTGACAAAATTATCGTCTGGGTGACAGCAAATAACGCTTGCAATTACCGCTAAAACTCGAAATGGTGCCGCGACTTTGTACACTATTAGTCTGCTACTTTGTATGCTAGTAGGCGATCGCTAATGCCGTTCTACCAAAAACTTCATGCAGCTGGTGATATTTCCACGGCTGGATATCGTAATTCAGCAACGCCAGGTATTTTATCTAACAGAGATAGACCGTGTAATTTTAAAATTCAACAATTGGATGTTACGCACTCTCGTTAGGAATTGATGTGATGGCGACAAGAATTCCCAAAAGCTCATTTAAAGGTGTTAAATAACGTTCATTAAGGTCAACTTTTACTTGCTGATTTTTATCAATTGAAAGAAATCTCCATACTTGTCCAGTTGTTACACTACCATAAACAGCTTTAATATTTTCTTCGAGATTTTTTTGATTGATTATTTGTGCTGCATACATGGACGCGATACACTGTGCAAGTCCATCGTTAATATTCTCATTTTTTGCTTCTACAATAACTACTACTGGTGCTTTAATCACCAGCTTATTTGGATTGTGAGTGAGAATAAAATCACAAAATCCTGTTAATCCTCTGCTTGCGTCTACATTAAAATTACGTCCCGAAAATAAACTTACCTGAGAATTAATGAACGCAATTTCACTGACAATTGGAGCAATTATATATTCTGATCGTGCTTTTTCTGTATTGATAGCAGTTGCTAGAGGTACGAATCTTTTCAATGCTTCAATAAGAAATAAGCTCGGTTCAATCGGTTCGGAAGCTATTAAATTTTGCACTGATTCAATCGTTGTAATTCCTAAAGATTTTAGGCTATCTAAGTCTTTAAAATCACTATAGGACATTGCTCATTACCAAAAAAATAATATCTTTATGTTTACTATACCAAAAGCGCTTGCGCCTGTACTTACTCCTTTTTGTGGTTTCGTGAGAATGTTGCTATCATAAAATATGCTTCAAATGAAAACAATACGGGCTAATAGATTACACTTGATCTGTCGCGTTAAGATATGCCGAACCCATTTCCACCGAATGAACCCCTATCTCGAACAGTCGGATTACGGTACTGAAAAGCTATTGTGCTAAAAAGCAATAGGTGCCACTAAGCGCGACGAGTTTTTTTAGCTAAGTAGCGCATCATTCAACAGCCAGCATCTACTGAGAAGCAGATATTTTCAGTAACATTAACTACGACATTGGATAGAGGTTGTGTTACAAAAACTCTCCTTTTTCAGTAGATTTTATATGTAACATTAACTGCAACTCTTAGGGGTTGTCTCTTCATCCTCCCTGTGCTCAAGAAGATATTGACGAAACTCGGGGCGGGTCATTGTTGCGAAATCGAGTGTGTTCATCTAATTACAAAGCCAAGTTAAAAATCTGTTGCGCGGTGAGGTTAAATTGTGGGAAAGTAGGGGAGATGATCGCATCACTGTCTCTAAATGTTGTTTTTACATATTCCCCGTCAATTAGTTCGTATACAAAGATGGTGCGTTGTTTTGGATAGCCGATAAATTCACGCCCTCCCAAGGCGGCATAATCTACAATCCAGTATTCGGGAATGCTCATAGCTTCATAATCACGACGTTTGTCGTAGTAGTCGTCTTGCCAATTGGTACTAACAACTTCTACTATCAATTTGACCGAAGTCGCGTTTTGAATAACTGACTCACTTTCCCAGCGTGTCTCAGTACCAATAGTTTCTTGATTCAAAACAATGATGTCCGGTTCGTACCCTGATTTGTCACGGTACGGTTTTACAATCGATTCTCTGGGTATTGTCCAAATGTCGGTTTTACCCATTTTATCAATGGTTGTAAGTAACCGTCCACCGAGAGAACCCGTTAAATTTGAATGCTTCCCCCTAGGCTTAGGCATCTCGACAATTACTCCATCATATAATTCATACCGAACTTCCGAGTTTTCTGGATACCATTCAATAAATTCATCAAAAGTGTATAATTTGGGGTCGGTTTGTGCTTGTGTTTGGGCTTGGGTCATAGTTACAACCTCCGCATAATATTTGACTTTAACATCTGTCTAGAAAATAGGGAGTAGGGAGTAGAGAGTGGGGAGTAGGGGGTAAGAAATTTTTCATTACCTCGTTGTGGGCAATTGCCCGTGGGGGTCTAGCTTGAAAATAGGGAGTGGGGAGTAGGGGGAAGAAATTTTCATTACCTCGTTTTGGACAATTTGCCAGTGGGGGTCTAGTTTGAAATTTCGGTTTTGGTTGCATCAAGAAGGCGACACTAGTGTAAGCACGATCAAACTCTTCTGTAAGAAACTGTCCGGCGTCCTGTTGCTGGATCGTTAAGGTAGACGTAGTTTTTGGCGAACCCTTTCACCACCTCAACCCAGCAACCTTGCCTTTCATACTGGCGAAAAAGCACCATTGAGCATTCGGTCTATTCTGTCAAGGCACAGTATGAGTGTAAATTTTTTGAGCAAACAACAGATTTACAAAGTTGATATGCTCCCATTATCAATTCTGTTTGAGCATCCAAGGGTGAGAGCATCACGCTTCGCTTTGGTGATACTCTTGACACAAAAATTTTATTTATTGTGGCGCTACCAGTTTTTAGTTACTATTTTTTGCAAACTTTGAGCAAGTACCCGACTTTGCAATTATAGATTGGACAATTATCGTTTATTGAGTCCGAGTCAAAGAGCAAAATTTGGTTTCAATGCCTCAGTTGCAAGTGGAACGGACTTTATAAGCTGAATAAAGTTAAAGAGGCTGGATTTGTAAATCCTTATCATTAATTGCACGTAGTTATGCAGTCTTGACCAAAACCTCAACTTCATGAGCAATGCTTATAGGGTTAGGTATGGTTTCCCCACCTTCAAGCATACCTTCTATATGAAATTCGATAGCCTCGGCAATTAGTGCTTTAACTTCATCTATGGTTTCACCTACAGCTACACAGCCTGGTAAGTCAGGGATATAGGCACCGTAGCTAGTTTCTCCCTTTTCGATTACAACTAAATAATGCATCAGCGTTCATCCAATTGAGCTTGTCTCCATATATTTTTTAGCGTACCAATTGGTACGTCAACATTCAACTTACCGGATACTGTAACGGTACCAGGTTTATCGGGATGTTTAAATTGCCGATGACTGCCCTTAGTTCTGTCATGATACCATCCATCAGCTTCGAGTCGCTTGATAACTTCACGTACTTTCATGCTTCTATTCTGTACAGTTGAAATCTCTGTTACAAATAGAGTACATTTTTGAAAAACAAGCAATAAGTACAGTTTTTGCTCTTAAATGACAGATTGTATCAGTATAACCTACCTTGACATCTGTATAAATTAACCAATAGGGAGATTTCCCGGATTGACTGCATGAATGTACTCGCTCCCTGAAGCAGGAAATCCTCGCTTGTAAGAAGCTTCTTCTGGCTTACCCCATCCTAACTGTAAAATTATTTCCAAAAAGTTAGAATTTTCCCACTTCCATATACTTGCCCATTCTGTTCTTTGAGTCATTCTATCTACATCAGATATCGTTATTTGTCGGTGTTCTTTATTATTATTAATGCTTAAGTACAAATCTAAGCCCAAAGAGACATTTCTCCAGAACTCTAATACGGAATTCTTTGCAGCTTTTAGGATTTCTATATCATTGGATAAAGCTATGAGCTGTGCATCTACTTCTGGATAGCATAAGGTTTTTTCTCTAACAGTTATCTCACGCCATACAATTCCCGAAACTTGATGTTCTCTTTGGTATTCGTGGATAGCGGCTTTGAAATCTTGATAAGCAGTAAACTTTTGCAATCCGTCGGTTTGGATAAATTGATCTATGACAGGATTGCCGGAGACAGGGACTGCTAACTTTAGACGCTTTCCTTCTAGACACGCTTGGCGTTCGGAACGCACAATTTGGATCAGTTCTTCTGTGGTGTAAACCTTTGACATATAAATTATGAATTATGAATTATGAATTGAAGGTTTCATCATTCAGCATTCTCTTAATATATTATCTCTAAATATCTATTTTTAGATGTATTTAATATTACTAAAATTTAGGGCAGACAATTTTGCCTGCCCCAAATTTTACTGAGTGGTTAGCTCGCTGTTCAACTCGTTAAAGGAGCGTCTCTTTAACTGCACTGATTTAGAACGAGGTAATAAATCAAACACAATTCTAAATTGGTCGTCTATGTCTTCATAGGGGATTTGACCCTTTTTATTGAGAACGACTTGACCGGCGCGATCGAAGACAACGACTTGGGGAACAGCTCCAGAATAGTAATAACCAGCCTCTGTAGGGCTATAAGTTTCTTTAACTGGTAAGGTGTCTACATTGACAGGGATAATTTCTGTTACCCGACCATAAAATTCCTGTACTCTTGAAACAACAAGGGCATATTCCTTGCAATCACTGCTGTCATCTACGTAAAAGAATAGCAGGGCAGGTTTTTGCTCTGATAAAGCTTGGGAGAGTGTTTCTTTAGGGGGAACTAATGAGCCGTTACCAGCATAAACCACAAAAATGTTGCCATCGTATCTGTCATCTTTTAGACCTGCAAATGCTGACTGCGTATCAATAAATAACAAGCAGGAAAGCAGGATTAATACTGACAAAACCCGTTGCCAGTCTGGAATGAGATTGTGTAAAAATTGCCACTTGATGCCATTCATCTAAAAGAACCTGTTAATGTTTGTTTTTCCTGAGTTTGTGCTGAATGTCGCAAACTGGGGTGGAATTATAATGACACCTGACTGGAAAAAGGGAGTTGGGAATAGGGAGTAGGGAGTAGGGAGGAAAAGTTTCATGATTGGTGATGAAATTTCATCGGGACTGCTACCAAGTTTTAGCTTAAACCAAAAGAAGCCCCACGTCCTACACGAAGTGAGGCGTGGGATGAATTTTGGGGAAGTCAAGGTACGTCCCCCGACCAATTTTTCTCGTCGAGAAAAGAGGGAGTGGGGACAGTACCTTGACTTCCTATCTCTGTGTTGGGGAGACGATCAATCCAATCCTCAACTATTTGTGTGATTGTTTTCTCTTTGCTTGCTGCATATAATCGCAACTTATTCAATCTACGGGTTGATATTCTCAAACTTAATCTCGATTCTTTCATAATAATGGATAGCCAATAACCACCCACTATGCTATCATAAATATAACGCCCAGCTTGCTGGAGTCACTGCCGGAGGGTTCCCCGGTACCGCGAGTGGAGTCTGCGTAAGACCGAATATCCGTAAGGAGAAGGGGCAGCGGCCTATGA
This genomic interval from Scytonema hofmannii PCC 7110 contains the following:
- a CDS encoding thylakoid membrane photosystem I accumulation factor is translated as MNGIKWQFLHNLIPDWQRVLSVLILLSCLLFIDTQSAFAGLKDDRYDGNIFVVYAGNGSLVPPKETLSQALSEQKPALLFFYVDDSSDCKEYALVVSRVQEFYGRVTEIIPVNVDTLPVKETYSPTEAGYYYSGAVPQVVVFDRAGQVVLNKKGQIPYEDIDDQFRIVFDLLPRSKSVQLKRRSFNELNSELTTQ
- a CDS encoding MFS transporter, translating into MQAQGYSQSIAGLADTQFALLLSGLSPWAGQWADRCGPRIPLIVGPFLVGLGFLLMAFVGLTRGASEYWTTFFPGIVVFGLGMAITVAPLTTAVMGSVGTEYAGTASGINNAVSRTAGVLAIAIVGSLALSTYSLSLQEHTTCIHLSNAARLLLQSQARQLGQISPIVGIAPENVDAVATAVKLAFVDTFRLVMIICAGLAWLSAIMAALLVGSGEWGTRGPLWG
- a CDS encoding site-specific integrase, which produces MHIVTFKGRIRFNLPRQWFGGKQQQWNLKLEATEVNMALASRVARRLEMDFQDGKLTVALPDGSTAFNKEHYNKVLAEYNIEGNLRTDLKLITGGLPSDEIPPKPQMSLLDVWDMYCEHKFKNGKLAKTTYGQYKSQYRNYLISAMEANGGEDAIKIKNWLLENRNREIVCKILSGLEQAYKVALRQKLVSFNPYEGIMEDVSRIKRETEIDVTKESDEDLLNKSKAYTWDEAQVIMEYLKDSPSYGHWYHFVAFKFLTGCRTGEAIGLCWMDVKWDGQCVVISKTWTRLKFYKPTKTEKEKRVFPMPVDGELWNLLKSLPQGNPSEPVFKSKNEKMIHIDIFGTAWRGRESKRNKGIIPTLIEQGKLSKYLPPYNTRHTFVTHQIFDLGRDEKIVSAWCGHSEAVSSKHYQDIADRASQINPELPVNNQQVQQVSNEMDEMRNIIKSLQEQLKTQSEVIASLQEQLKNK
- a CDS encoding DUF6887 family protein, translating into MNTLDFATMTRPEFRQYLLEHREDEETTPKSCS
- a CDS encoding type II toxin-antitoxin system HicA family toxin, coding for MKVREVIKRLEADGWYHDRTKGSHRQFKHPDKPGTVTVSGKLNVDVPIGTLKNIWRQAQLDER
- a CDS encoding Uma2 family endonuclease; protein product: MTQAQTQAQTDPKLYTFDEFIEWYPENSEVRYELYDGVIVEMPKPRGKHSNLTGSLGGRLLTTIDKMGKTDIWTIPRESIVKPYRDKSGYEPDIIVLNQETIGTETRWESESVIQNATSVKLIVEVVSTNWQDDYYDKRRDYEAMSIPEYWIVDYAALGGREFIGYPKQRTIFVYELIDGEYVKTTFRDSDAIISPTFPQFNLTAQQIFNLAL
- a CDS encoding type II toxin-antitoxin system HicB family antitoxin translates to MHYLVVIEKGETSYGAYIPDLPGCVAVGETIDEVKALIAEAIEFHIEGMLEGGETIPNPISIAHEVEVLVKTA
- the egtD gene encoding L-histidine N(alpha)-methyltransferase, which produces MSRSQAVGSKETSQNTHEERLQIQRLQEPTMVVSSSAGSDVVKGLTQTTKSLPPRYFYDDRGSELFEQICELPEYYVTRTETAILQECAGEIAQITGSCELVELGSGSSTKTRILLDAYNQAGYPLHYLPIDVSAGMLESTALQLLAEYPTLKVQALAGTYELALVQLEPTKLPTRMVCFIGSTLGNLNPQECEEFFSQIIDALQVGEYFLLGVDLQKAKHLLEAAYDDRQGVTAAFNLNMLEHLNRLYEGNFDTTQFEHWAFYNETKSQIEMHLRSLRSQTIQLQALNLTVSVDQDETILTEISRKFDLNAIQQELKAKGLVLQKVWTDKNKWFGLILCQLQAH